The following coding sequences are from one Prochlorococcus sp. MIT 0604 window:
- the moeB gene encoding molybdopterin-synthase adenylyltransferase MoeB, which translates to MSKDIKFNFLNSDEEERYQKHLTLREIGYEGQLYLKNSSVLCIGAGGLGSSVLLYLAAAGIGRIGIVDNDQVEKSNLQRQIIHETNTIGNLKIDSARERIKKFNPNCEILTFSKRINPKNALELIKKFDVICDCSDNFGTRYLINDSCLILNKPLVFGSVQGFEGQVSVFNLNKNSPNLRDLLPESPSKNAAPSCAEYGVVGVSTGLIGILQVNEIIKIILKKGEILDGKILIFDLLNMNMKKLHLKSDKLNKRIKNLSQFEGFYDSDEYCEKNDKINSINANDFNSLYKVKPNKILLIDVRENEEFSKSAIEGSISIPLSHFNQESDLKFIQKESLNKEVFTICKSGKRSEKASRILAKLKIQSRSIEGGIEKVKKILCD; encoded by the coding sequence ATGTCCAAAGATATCAAATTTAATTTCTTAAATTCTGATGAAGAAGAAAGATATCAAAAACATTTAACCCTCAGAGAGATAGGTTATGAGGGTCAACTATATCTTAAAAACAGCTCAGTATTATGCATTGGTGCCGGTGGGCTTGGGTCTTCCGTTTTGCTTTATTTAGCTGCAGCAGGAATTGGGAGAATTGGAATAGTTGATAACGATCAAGTTGAAAAGTCTAATCTCCAGAGACAAATAATTCATGAAACAAATACTATTGGTAATCTTAAAATTGATTCTGCCAGAGAAAGAATTAAAAAATTCAATCCTAATTGTGAAATATTAACCTTTTCAAAAAGAATTAATCCTAAAAATGCTCTTGAATTAATAAAGAAGTTTGATGTTATTTGTGATTGCTCGGATAACTTTGGCACAAGATATTTAATAAATGATTCATGCCTGATATTAAATAAACCCTTAGTCTTTGGAAGTGTACAAGGCTTTGAAGGGCAAGTGAGTGTTTTTAATTTAAATAAAAATAGTCCTAATCTAAGAGACTTACTTCCAGAGTCACCTTCAAAAAATGCTGCTCCTAGTTGTGCAGAATACGGGGTTGTGGGCGTTTCAACAGGTTTAATAGGAATTCTTCAGGTTAATGAAATTATCAAAATCATTTTGAAAAAAGGTGAAATTTTAGATGGGAAGATTTTAATTTTTGATCTATTGAATATGAATATGAAAAAATTACATCTAAAAAGTGATAAGTTAAATAAACGAATAAAAAATCTGTCTCAGTTTGAGGGCTTTTACGATAGTGATGAATATTGTGAGAAAAACGATAAAATAAACAGTATTAATGCTAATGATTTTAATAGTTTATACAAAGTAAAACCTAACAAAATTCTTTTAATTGATGTTAGAGAAAATGAAGAATTTTCTAAATCTGCAATAGAGGGATCTATCTCAATTCCCTTAAGTCATTTTAACCAAGAATCTGACTTAAAATTTATTCAAAAAGAAAGTTTGAATAAAGAGGTTTTCACTATATGTAAATCGGGTAAACGTTCTGAAAAAGCTTCAAGAATCTTGGCTAAATTAAAAATTCAATCAAGATCTATTGAGGGCGGCATTGAAAAAGTAAAAAAAATATTGTGCGATTAA
- a CDS encoding cob(I)yrinic acid a,c-diamide adenosyltransferase, protein MTNTSRNRGIGIVTASDSQERSKGQLHIYDGEGKGKSQAALGVVLRTIGLGICEKRQSRVLLLRFLKGPERPYDEDAAIEALQRGFPHLIDHVRTGRSEFFTADQVTKFDVGEAERGWNIAKGAIASSLYSVVVLDELNPVLDLGMLNINEVVDSLQNRPDGLEIIITGRAAPPSLVRISQLHSEMRPRLTQDFSKLTRQSSSSGGIEIYTGEGKGKSTSALGKALQAIGKGISQDKSHRVLILQWLKGGNGYTEDAAIEALRESYPHLVDHLRSGRDAIVWRGQQQPIDYVEAERAWEIAKAAILSGLYKTIILDELNPTVDLELLPVESIHQTLLKKPTETEVVITGRCKNEPSYFELANVYSEMVCHKHYANVGVDLKRGVDY, encoded by the coding sequence TTGACGAATACGAGTAGAAATAGAGGAATTGGAATTGTCACAGCAAGTGACAGTCAAGAAAGATCAAAAGGCCAATTACATATTTATGATGGAGAGGGCAAGGGTAAAAGCCAGGCTGCTTTGGGGGTAGTTCTTAGGACAATAGGATTAGGAATATGCGAAAAAAGACAATCAAGAGTTTTACTTCTGAGATTTTTAAAAGGTCCTGAAAGGCCATACGACGAGGATGCAGCTATAGAGGCTTTGCAAAGAGGCTTTCCACATTTAATTGACCATGTAAGAACAGGAAGATCTGAATTCTTTACCGCTGACCAAGTAACAAAGTTTGATGTTGGTGAGGCTGAAAGAGGTTGGAATATTGCTAAAGGAGCTATTGCCAGTTCTCTTTACTCTGTAGTTGTACTAGATGAGTTGAACCCAGTGCTTGATTTAGGAATGCTTAATATTAATGAAGTAGTTGACTCTCTTCAAAATCGTCCAGATGGACTAGAAATAATTATTACCGGAAGGGCAGCTCCGCCCTCTTTGGTGAGAATATCTCAACTCCATTCAGAAATGAGACCACGTTTGACTCAAGACTTTTCAAAACTTACCAGACAAAGTAGTTCTAGTGGTGGAATTGAGATTTATACAGGTGAAGGAAAGGGCAAATCTACAAGTGCACTTGGTAAGGCTCTTCAAGCTATCGGTAAAGGAATATCTCAAGATAAAAGTCACAGAGTCTTAATATTACAATGGTTAAAAGGTGGAAATGGTTATACCGAAGATGCTGCCATAGAAGCTTTGAGAGAAAGTTACCCCCACTTAGTAGATCATTTGCGTTCAGGCAGGGATGCCATCGTCTGGAGAGGTCAGCAACAACCAATTGATTATGTTGAGGCTGAAAGAGCATGGGAAATTGCTAAAGCCGCTATTTTGTCTGGTTTGTATAAAACAATCATTTTAGATGAATTGAATCCAACTGTTGATTTAGAGCTGCTACCAGTGGAATCAATACATCAAACACTCTTAAAAAAACCGACAGAAACAGAAGTTGTCATTACTGGGAGGTGTAAAAATGAACCTTCATATTTTGAACTCGCTAATGTCTACTCTGAAATGGTTTGTCATAAGCATTACGCAAATGTTGGAGTTGATTTGAAACGAGGTGTAGATTACTAA
- a CDS encoding prephenate/arogenate dehydrogenase, whose product MKIGIVGLGLIGGSLGLKLQSLNHTIYGIANNEFNEKKAKDKKLANFVSCDLSLLKKCELIILALPIKDLISPSQQLVASIPQETILTDVGSVKEPIVNTWENSHPLFIGSHPMAGTEKKGVDSGFEGLFKNAKWIITPTQNSDLNSVRTISELIKSMDCEICQASPKEHDEAVSLISHLPIFLASALIETAQTKNNQSLLDLSQKLAATGFADTSRVGGGNEQLGLDLAINNQINVLNSINNFKNKLNILESLIKEKNWDLLSKKLAEAKENRQNFIN is encoded by the coding sequence ATGAAAATTGGAATAGTAGGATTAGGATTAATTGGTGGTTCTTTAGGATTAAAACTCCAAAGTCTAAATCATACAATTTATGGAATAGCAAATAATGAATTTAATGAAAAAAAAGCTAAGGATAAAAAACTTGCAAATTTTGTTAGCTGTGATCTGAGCTTATTAAAAAAATGTGAGCTAATAATCTTGGCATTGCCTATCAAAGATTTGATCAGTCCGTCGCAACAATTAGTAGCATCAATACCTCAGGAAACAATACTAACTGATGTCGGCTCTGTAAAAGAACCAATTGTAAATACATGGGAAAATTCACATCCTCTATTTATTGGATCTCATCCAATGGCAGGAACAGAAAAAAAAGGAGTTGATTCTGGTTTTGAAGGTCTTTTTAAAAATGCAAAATGGATTATTACCCCAACACAAAATAGTGATTTAAATTCAGTCAGAACTATTTCCGAGCTCATAAAATCAATGGATTGTGAAATTTGCCAAGCTTCGCCAAAAGAGCATGATGAAGCAGTATCTCTAATTTCTCATTTGCCTATATTTTTAGCTTCTGCCCTCATAGAAACTGCGCAAACAAAAAATAATCAATCTTTATTAGATCTCTCGCAAAAATTAGCTGCTACAGGATTTGCTGACACTTCGAGAGTTGGCGGAGGCAATGAACAATTAGGCTTAGATTTAGCTATTAATAATCAGATTAATGTTTTAAATTCCATAAATAATTTTAAAAATAAGCTGAATATACTGGAATCTCTTATTAAAGAAAAAAATTGGGATTTACTTTCTAAAAAACTTGCTGAAGCAAAAGAAAACAGACAAAATTTTATAAACTAA
- the larE gene encoding ATP-dependent sacrificial sulfur transferase LarE, with amino-acid sequence MFNQLEILSDEQSEKLYTIRSYIKNLDSVCVAYSGGVDSTLVTSLAFEQLGGKAIAITGISPALANTLREEAKSQAKWIGVKHLEIKTSELDQSNYSKNPKDRCFACKKELHKHTTYLSKKLNYKVVLDGVNLDDLKDYRPGIQASKQAGVISPLAKFKFSKKDIRDISRALGFPWWDKPAQPCLSSRFPYGHEITSERLKMVEKAEEYLKKGGLSEVRVRCQGSTARIEIPQDELKHFFNKYNFSELVQYFSNLGFNCTSLDLEGLISGKLNR; translated from the coding sequence ATGTTCAATCAACTAGAAATCCTCTCTGATGAACAAAGTGAAAAGCTTTATACAATAAGAAGTTATATTAAGAATCTTGATAGTGTTTGTGTTGCTTATTCAGGAGGAGTTGATAGTACATTAGTAACATCATTAGCATTCGAGCAATTAGGTGGAAAAGCAATTGCAATAACTGGTATTTCTCCTGCATTAGCCAATACTCTTCGTGAAGAAGCAAAAAGTCAAGCAAAATGGATTGGAGTAAAGCATTTAGAAATTAAAACATCAGAATTAGACCAATCAAATTACAGTAAAAATCCTAAGGATAGGTGCTTTGCATGCAAAAAAGAACTTCACAAACACACAACATATCTCTCTAAAAAACTTAATTACAAAGTTGTTTTAGATGGAGTCAATCTAGATGATCTTAAGGATTACAGACCAGGTATACAAGCCTCAAAACAAGCAGGAGTTATCTCTCCCCTTGCAAAATTTAAATTCTCAAAAAAAGACATTAGGGATATATCAAGAGCATTAGGTTTTCCTTGGTGGGATAAACCTGCTCAACCTTGCTTATCATCAAGATTTCCTTATGGTCATGAAATAACTAGTGAGAGGCTAAAAATGGTTGAAAAAGCAGAGGAATACTTAAAAAAAGGTGGATTATCGGAGGTTAGAGTTCGATGCCAAGGCTCAACTGCAAGAATAGAAATTCCCCAAGATGAATTAAAGCATTTTTTTAACAAATATAATTTTAGTGAGTTAGTTCAATATTTTTCTAATTTAGGATTTAATTGCACAAGCTTAGATCTTGAAGGTCTAATAAGCGGAAAATTAAATAGGTAA
- the crtD gene encoding C-3',4' desaturase CrtD: MRKSEVIVVGAGIAGLTSAAILSKQGLSVTLIESHTQAGGCAGTFKRKNYIFDVGATQVAGFEKGGIHSRIFDFLDIPSPEATILDPACIVDLNDGSKPIPIWYEKRKWIAEREMQFPGSQRFWKLCTLIHQSNWIFANNNPVLPISNFWDFSQLFKALVPSNLVTGILLKSTIYDLLRVCGLSKNERLIKFLNLQLKLYSQEDVYNTAALYGSTVLQMCQQPHGLWHLKKSMQSLSESLEGSLIKTGVNLIFGQEVNSITFDDGNMCWQVSANSKKKSFIYQAKDVIYTAPPQSLLKHLKDPLERKKNYKNRLNNLPDPSGAVVFYSALKKEHIKKIFSNHYQFVSKEFCSLFVSISDDGDGRAPKGEVTLIASIFTKTKDWFDLDKQTYLKKKNGFMKKISLELESQFDIDPEKWLHRELATPLGFEKWTKRPNGIVGGLGQNPDIFGLFGLSSRTPFEGLWLCGDSIYPGEGTAGVSQSALMVSRQILASKGIENFSL, translated from the coding sequence ATGAGAAAGTCTGAAGTTATTGTTGTAGGCGCCGGTATAGCAGGACTCACTTCTGCAGCAATTTTATCAAAACAAGGCCTATCAGTGACTTTAATCGAATCTCATACTCAAGCCGGAGGATGTGCAGGTACTTTTAAAAGAAAGAATTATATTTTTGATGTTGGCGCAACTCAGGTTGCGGGTTTTGAGAAAGGAGGAATACATTCTAGAATTTTTGATTTTTTAGATATTCCATCCCCAGAAGCCACAATTTTAGATCCTGCTTGCATAGTTGATTTAAATGATGGGAGTAAACCTATACCTATTTGGTATGAAAAAAGAAAATGGATAGCTGAACGAGAAATGCAATTTCCTGGGAGTCAAAGGTTTTGGAAACTTTGTACCCTTATACATCAAAGTAATTGGATATTTGCTAATAATAACCCTGTATTACCAATAAGTAATTTTTGGGATTTTTCTCAACTTTTTAAAGCACTAGTACCTTCAAACCTTGTCACCGGTATATTACTTAAATCTACTATCTATGATTTATTGCGAGTATGTGGATTATCCAAGAATGAGCGCCTGATTAAATTCTTAAATCTTCAACTAAAACTTTATTCTCAAGAGGACGTTTATAATACTGCAGCATTATATGGATCTACTGTTCTTCAGATGTGTCAACAGCCACATGGTCTCTGGCATCTTAAAAAATCTATGCAGTCTTTAAGTGAATCATTAGAAGGTTCATTGATTAAAACTGGAGTGAATTTAATTTTTGGACAAGAAGTTAATTCTATAACTTTTGATGATGGTAATATGTGTTGGCAAGTATCTGCTAATTCGAAAAAAAAATCATTTATTTATCAAGCAAAAGATGTTATTTATACCGCACCTCCACAATCTTTGCTCAAGCATTTGAAAGATCCTTTAGAAAGAAAAAAAAATTATAAAAATCGACTTAATAATTTGCCTGATCCAAGTGGAGCTGTAGTTTTTTATTCAGCATTAAAAAAAGAACATATTAAAAAAATATTCTCCAATCATTATCAATTTGTTTCAAAAGAATTTTGTTCGTTATTTGTATCAATTAGTGATGATGGTGATGGAAGAGCTCCAAAAGGTGAGGTTACTTTAATTGCCAGTATCTTTACCAAAACTAAAGATTGGTTTGATCTAGATAAACAAACTTACTTAAAGAAAAAAAATGGTTTCATGAAAAAAATATCCCTTGAATTGGAAAGTCAATTTGATATTGATCCTGAAAAATGGCTACATAGAGAATTAGCAACTCCATTGGGCTTTGAAAAATGGACAAAAAGACCTAATGGAATAGTAGGCGGGCTTGGTCAAAATCCAGATATTTTTGGTTTATTTGGATTATCAAGTAGGACACCTTTTGAAGGTTTATGGTTATGTGGAGATTCTATTTATCCAGGAGAGGGGACTGCAGGTGTTAGTCAGTCTGCATTAATGGTTTCAAGGCAAATTTTAGCTTCCAAAGGTATAGAAAATTTTAGTTTATAA
- a CDS encoding DNA helicase — MLEILSHQYLKNFLRDQSINWEHIYSFGRIVSKCIENDSTYLINSEIFFSYDWLPPILISLFLKEEDSTFILSKEKIQFISQFQIDSLKNLGFNFIFKNDQFIFANHHVHLITIQHFLNDPNSRNLRNHRIVYSGIEDIKQDLKNHFRISLLKKDWTKNFKEFELINQKFIKVYDSLKKKFFLRKVLGNSYINLDEKEISFLSNFFHENSFFSDKFLSVNKALSQGWACWVKLNDTNLDWNLYLQPIDELFQIKEFFSNNKFVFLSALRKDNFFQMYFKKHSLDIDLVMNFKSNFEEKMISLYIPSKQLLPNNPLFTNSILDKCKKLILFRKGLTLVLSDDIDLKINLATELASTYGKRVLLEKIPSGKNEILCSSFDWWIMNSYLIQIPEQIIIPLLPIPNLSEPINVITVSHKKKLSQDWFREFFLPQARIKLERSISPLRRNSGKLIILDGRANKRNWGRLLLQNIQPSKQINYMLPFD; from the coding sequence ATGCTTGAAATTTTAAGTCATCAATATTTGAAAAATTTTTTGAGAGATCAAAGTATTAATTGGGAGCACATATATTCTTTTGGGAGGATAGTTTCCAAATGTATTGAAAATGATTCTACCTATCTAATTAATTCAGAAATTTTCTTTAGCTATGATTGGTTACCTCCAATTTTGATTTCTTTATTTTTAAAGGAAGAGGATTCAACTTTCATTTTATCTAAAGAAAAAATCCAATTTATAAGCCAATTTCAGATTGATTCATTGAAAAATCTAGGTTTTAATTTTATTTTTAAAAATGATCAATTTATTTTTGCAAATCATCATGTTCACTTGATAACTATCCAACATTTTCTTAATGATCCCAATTCTCGAAATCTTAGAAATCATAGAATAGTTTATTCAGGAATTGAGGATATAAAACAGGATTTAAAAAATCATTTTAGGATTTCTTTACTTAAAAAGGATTGGACAAAAAATTTTAAAGAATTTGAATTAATCAATCAAAAATTTATAAAAGTATATGATTCGTTGAAGAAAAAGTTCTTCTTGAGAAAGGTCTTAGGAAATAGTTATATCAATTTAGATGAAAAAGAAATTAGTTTCTTGTCAAACTTTTTTCATGAGAATTCTTTTTTTTCTGATAAATTTTTAAGCGTCAACAAAGCATTATCTCAAGGTTGGGCATGCTGGGTAAAGTTAAACGATACAAATTTAGATTGGAATTTGTATTTACAGCCAATAGATGAACTTTTTCAAATTAAGGAATTTTTTTCAAATAATAAATTTGTTTTTTTATCAGCATTGAGAAAAGATAATTTTTTCCAAATGTATTTTAAAAAACATAGTTTAGATATTGACTTGGTTATGAATTTTAAGAGTAATTTTGAAGAGAAAATGATTTCTTTATATATACCCTCTAAACAGTTGCTTCCTAATAATCCTCTTTTTACCAATTCAATCTTGGACAAATGCAAAAAGTTAATACTTTTTAGAAAGGGTTTAACTTTAGTGTTGTCTGATGATATTGATTTAAAAATTAATCTTGCTACAGAATTAGCTTCTACTTACGGGAAGAGAGTATTGCTAGAGAAAATTCCCTCTGGTAAAAATGAAATTCTTTGCTCTAGTTTTGACTGGTGGATTATGAATTCTTATTTAATTCAAATTCCAGAACAAATTATCATTCCTTTACTTCCGATTCCGAATTTGTCAGAACCCATTAATGTAATTACTGTCTCTCATAAAAAGAAGCTTTCTCAAGACTGGTTTAGAGAATTCTTTCTTCCTCAAGCTAGAATTAAACTTGAAAGATCTATTTCTCCTTTAAGAAGAAATTCAGGTAAGTTAATAATCCTAGATGGAAGAGCAAATAAAAGAAACTGGGGAAGATTACTTTTGCAAAACATTCAACCCTCAAAACAAATTAACTATATGCTACCTTTTGATTAG
- the recF gene encoding DNA replication/repair protein RecF, translated as MLNLANLINECTKKIFLNKLKIKNFRNHKSFEIDLKEQRAIVLGCNGIGKSNLLESIEFLSQLKSNRALSDKDLIENESDMAIVIGQINFKDDLKLNLFRRGPKRIYVNESILKKQSEIKNYIRSVCFCSNDIDIVRSEPSFRRIWIDKVVSQLEPVYLDLLIRFNRLLKQRSHFWRSESFVKNQYTDIVESFDIQMSIISTRIFRRRRRALLKIKPYVEYWHNHLSKSKEQISINYLSGIQNISPEEEEEEVISKKILEQLLNQRSLEALTGKCNFGPHRDDVEFLINNVSVRKYGSSGQQRTFILALKMAELDLLTKTLNVPPILILDDVLAELDLTRQNLLLNSVGKDSQCFISATHLDKFNQSFLGSSQMIHL; from the coding sequence ATTTTAAATTTAGCTAATTTAATTAATGAATGCACAAAAAAAATTTTTTTAAATAAATTAAAAATTAAAAATTTTCGAAACCATAAAAGTTTTGAAATTGATCTAAAAGAGCAAAGAGCAATTGTTCTGGGCTGCAATGGTATTGGTAAGTCAAATTTACTTGAATCGATTGAATTTTTAAGTCAATTAAAATCCAATAGAGCATTAAGTGATAAAGATTTAATAGAGAATGAAAGTGATATGGCCATAGTCATAGGACAGATAAATTTTAAAGACGATTTAAAGTTAAATTTATTCCGAAGAGGTCCTAAAAGAATTTATGTTAATGAGTCAATCTTGAAAAAACAGAGTGAAATAAAGAATTACATTCGGAGTGTATGTTTCTGTTCTAATGATATAGATATTGTTAGAAGTGAACCCAGTTTTAGAAGAATATGGATTGATAAAGTAGTATCTCAGCTTGAACCAGTATATTTAGACCTGTTAATTAGATTTAACAGGCTTTTAAAGCAAAGAAGTCATTTTTGGCGTTCGGAAAGTTTTGTAAAAAACCAATACACAGATATTGTTGAAAGCTTTGATATTCAAATGTCAATAATAAGTACAAGAATTTTTAGGAGAAGAAGAAGAGCTTTATTAAAAATAAAACCATATGTCGAATATTGGCATAATCATTTAAGTAAATCTAAAGAGCAAATAAGCATAAATTATCTTTCTGGGATACAAAATATAAGCCCAGAAGAAGAAGAAGAGGAAGTTATTAGTAAAAAAATACTAGAACAACTATTAAATCAGCGTTCACTAGAAGCATTGACTGGCAAGTGTAATTTTGGCCCTCATCGTGATGATGTTGAGTTTCTAATTAATAATGTTTCAGTTAGAAAATATGGTTCATCAGGACAGCAAAGGACTTTTATCTTGGCTTTAAAGATGGCTGAACTAGATTTATTAACTAAAACTTTAAATGTCCCTCCAATACTTATATTGGATGATGTTTTGGCGGAATTAGATTTAACTAGGCAAAATTTACTATTGAACTCTGTTGGCAAAGATAGTCAATGTTTTATAAGTGCGACGCATTTAGATAAATTTAATCAGTCTTTCTTAGGCTCGTCACAAATGATTCACTTATAA
- the speD gene encoding adenosylmethionine decarboxylase, with translation MEIYKKNQILSSFRDDQKFSHQNKHLLLELYRCDCEKLNDESFLRCTLNRAARLANATVLNLISNKFEPQGVTAIALLAESHISIHTWPESNYSAVDIFTCGQNMMPELASQYLIESLMAKEHYLRVIERNPPSSVSEQIRTPV, from the coding sequence ATGGAAATCTACAAAAAAAACCAAATTTTAAGTTCGTTTCGTGATGATCAAAAATTTAGTCATCAAAATAAACACCTTTTGTTGGAACTTTATAGATGTGATTGCGAAAAATTAAATGACGAATCCTTTTTGCGTTGTACTTTAAACAGAGCTGCTAGATTGGCAAATGCAACAGTTCTGAATTTGATAAGCAATAAATTTGAGCCTCAGGGGGTTACGGCTATTGCATTATTGGCTGAATCTCATATTTCAATACATACATGGCCTGAATCTAATTATTCTGCAGTGGATATTTTTACATGTGGTCAAAATATGATGCCTGAACTAGCTAGTCAATATTTAATTGAATCTTTGATGGCTAAAGAACATTATTTGCGTGTTATTGAACGAAATCCTCCTTCATCAGTCTCTGAACAGATTAGAACGCCTGTTTAG
- a CDS encoding CAAD domain-containing protein has protein sequence MSDNTPESNQDSGSDTSSETKSFSEKYSDVMGKVNETLGNVDWTQMGKYGKAAGIIAVVVIAQIIIKVVIDTINFFPILPGLLELLGVIVVGQWSWQNLRTSENREAVLDKVQNLKKTYLG, from the coding sequence ATGAGTGATAACACTCCAGAGTCAAACCAAGACTCCGGCTCCGATACAAGCTCAGAAACCAAAAGTTTTTCAGAGAAGTACTCTGATGTTATGGGAAAAGTCAACGAAACCCTTGGTAATGTTGATTGGACTCAAATGGGTAAGTACGGCAAGGCGGCAGGCATAATTGCTGTTGTCGTAATAGCTCAGATTATAATTAAAGTTGTCATTGACACGATAAACTTTTTCCCTATTCTCCCTGGTTTACTAGAACTACTTGGCGTAATTGTTGTAGGTCAATGGAGCTGGCAAAATCTTCGTACCAGTGAAAATCGTGAAGCTGTTCTAGATAAGGTACAAAATCTTAAAAAGACATATTTAGGGTAG
- a CDS encoding fructosamine kinase family protein yields the protein MQKLSPIEINEICEELGENYPKSIEQVHGGDIHNAWQIEFSDKKLFLKRNIRNKKFLEFEKYCLQNLRKYINQENLVIPEVIAYKNIKNIEILLIEWIDMHNFDQKKLGKGLGELHLKSSESNPKMFGFPVEGFIGTTDQKKGLEDNWIDCFLNLRIIPQLLSLKSRILDKETINKVKEKIKSELLNHKPINSLVHGDLWSGNAAMDKSGKGVIFDPASWWADNEVDIAMTKLFGGFRKEFYEEYHRFFPIKKGFEKRIIIYNFYHILNHANMFGGGYSKQVKDYVKAILNM from the coding sequence ATGCAAAAATTATCTCCTATTGAAATTAACGAAATTTGTGAAGAATTAGGTGAAAATTATCCAAAAAGCATTGAACAAGTTCATGGAGGTGATATTCATAATGCCTGGCAAATAGAATTCTCAGACAAAAAGTTATTTCTGAAAAGAAACATTAGAAACAAAAAATTCCTTGAATTTGAAAAATATTGTCTTCAAAATTTGAGAAAATACATTAATCAAGAAAATTTAGTTATTCCTGAAGTTATTGCATATAAAAATATAAAAAATATAGAAATTCTTTTAATTGAATGGATAGATATGCATAACTTTGACCAAAAAAAGCTGGGGAAAGGTTTAGGTGAATTGCATTTAAAATCATCTGAATCTAATCCCAAAATGTTTGGGTTTCCAGTTGAGGGTTTTATCGGAACAACAGATCAGAAAAAAGGCTTGGAAGATAATTGGATAGATTGTTTTCTAAACTTAAGGATAATACCTCAATTATTAAGTCTTAAATCGAGGATTTTAGATAAAGAAACTATAAATAAAGTTAAAGAAAAAATTAAATCAGAATTGCTGAATCATAAACCAATAAACTCTCTAGTTCATGGTGATTTATGGTCAGGCAATGCAGCAATGGACAAAAGTGGAAAAGGGGTTATTTTTGACCCGGCATCTTGGTGGGCAGATAATGAAGTAGATATAGCTATGACAAAATTATTTGGAGGTTTTAGAAAAGAATTTTATGAAGAATATCATAGATTTTTTCCTATAAAAAAAGGATTTGAAAAAAGAATTATTATCTATAATTTCTATCACATATTGAATCACGCCAATATGTTTGGAGGAGGTTATTCAAAACAAGTTAAAGATTACGTAAAAGCAATACTCAATATGTAA